In Rissa tridactyla isolate bRisTri1 chromosome 23, bRisTri1.patW.cur.20221130, whole genome shotgun sequence, the following are encoded in one genomic region:
- the LOC128901121 gene encoding beta-keratin-related protein-like: MSTYGQIISSRCAAPCEVTCSQPYVNCWNEPCVSSCGDSRAIVYAPPVVVTFPGPIISSCPQESIVGTAIPEIEGQMGSGGGGMGSGGGGMGSGGGGMGSGGGSCGGIGGGSYGGEGSCGGGIYRLGSFYRNSFSSGFGRNYFPYFSRGYYRYRYGNYGPF, encoded by the exons ATGTCTACCTATGGACAGATCATTAGCTCCCGCTGTGCTGCGCCATGTGAAGTGACGTGCTCGCAACCATATGTCAACTGTTGGAATGAACCATGTGTCAGCTCATGCGGAGATTCAAGAGCAATCGTGTACGCGCCACCTGTTGTCGTGACTTTCCCGGGACCCATTATCAGCTCATGTCCTCAGGAAAGTATTGTGGGAACTGCCATTCCTGAAATTGAAGGTCAGATGGGCTCCGGAGGCGGAGGCATGGGCTCCGGAGGCGGAGGCATGGGCTCTGGCGGCGGAGGAATGGGCTCTGGCG GTGGTTCTTGTGGTGGCATCGGAGGGGGCTCATATGGTGGGGAGGGCTCATGTGGTGGTGGAATCTACCGTTTGGGAAGTTTTTACCGAAACTCATTTTCTTCAGGATTTGGTAGAAATTATTTCCCCTATTTTTCCAGAGGATACTATAGGTATCGCTATGGAAACTATGGGCCTTTTTAA